The stretch of DNA taattatttgtcttaatatattgcttgccatactacttgcttttacttgattaattgactaattgcataattttgtgttaaaagttttaattttccgaaattagtttaaatttctaattcacccccccccccctcttggaaacatatcttgggctaacagtTGTGCCACCTCATTATGGTGCCAGTCAACCATGCATGTTTTTAGACACCTCGGGGTGTGTTttcacttgtttttttttttttatgaagagTCATATTTTGTGGGTTCCGGGGTCCAGAAACCTCATATCAATGTTCGAAACCCAAACGGGAGACCTGCCCCATCTTTTGATGCCAAAAGACGCCAATGATTGGCTAGGCCTTGTGAGAAGAATTTATTGATACTTCTTGCTTATTTTAGTCCTAAAGATACTATATTTTGGCCACATCATCTCTTCATAAATTGGTGAGGGAGACCTCTGCCATCTTTCGAGTCATAAATATAGTAGTGATGGACCATAGGTGTTCTACACCTCTAGGTGACTTTTCTCACTTATTTTTGGTACttgaataatagaaaaatacttTGGCCAAAGAAATTTTCCACCAATTCATGTGGCTAACTAGTGCCTTTCTATCGTGCACAAAGATGACATAGGTTGACTAGGTGGTTTCCACACCACTTGGTCACTTTTCTCACTTGATTTTGATGTACTGATGTGGAAAAAGTACATTTGACAAATAATAACTCTTCTTTTCCTTTTGGCAAGCATGTGAAACTTTATTGTGTACAAAGATGGCACAGGTTGGCTAGGCATGATATTGAGTGGGAAATGGTTCCTTTCAATTGTTTTATGCTCCTTGGTGTTAGGAAAACACATTTAGACAAGTTTACTTTAGTAGTTTGAGAGTAgagattgttgggttttgtgccttaaataaaactcatttcaatataatcagatttacttactaataaagatcagaaataatattttatgttgcatggttcacatgatttatttcatgattatatacatataatgtatgaattctatttaagcccagaacatatgaatttgttaatgattatagtgttgtcagcacaatggaatataatcttaattatatgttcgaaagtttattctctgatttatcagttcactggatttagactgacacatgatataatcagcgataggtattcttacaccttggataagtgttatgtctttttcggggcattggcaaagtttaccagtatcggatgtatggagtatacatcggaagggaccgatattgaactttgattagatatattaaaatttaccgtaatatctgttcaattcaatatcacccgttgatcctagatcaaatgatcttaatcctgatatggtgtATACCAAGGTGTATGTATACCCCAAGTGATCAAAGAATTACCTTAATTGGTCACTCAATTACTGAATCCTATTGTGCTTTCTTGATCATGAGACTTAAGGAACTATTACATGTCGAGCACCTGACCACCTATCTAAAGATTCGTGTGTTTGGCAATGTTTAACTAAAGACCAACTCTACAAGGTTCTTAGCTCATGAGAGTGTTATCAGGCCTGTGttttgtaattgattaattGCAATGAAGTACAAAAAAAACTTTGTCCAAAAATTTTAcccattaaaaattaaatcatcATTATAGCTATTCTAAAAAAATGTAGCTCCAGCTAATTTGTTTTTCATCAGAATTAGCTGAGGTAATCCCCTCTACACTAATGCCCTGTTCGACTAACACTGTATTAGCTATAACTTGGCGATGGAAATTTTGACCTAGACACGACTTCGTGGCATCTATTTGATCAAAGAGGTGATCGATTCACTTGCTTGAGGAAGATTGAATCACACTATGGATTAAGCTGTGTTGAAGATAGCTGCTTTATTAGTACTTTTTTCTGAGGAGCACCCTATTCCAGTACCATGGTATGGGCACCAGATTCAAGTTAGAGTAATAGAAGGCCAACTTGTAAGTTCCATGGTCTAGCACTTTAGTAATGACATATATGGCCCTTTCAGAGGAAATCCTGAGTACTCCTGTTGTAACATCTTTTCTATTTAGGAATACTCATCGTAACACCATATCCCCATGCTTAAATTTCTTATCTTTAACCTTGGAGTTGTAGTTTCGGGCGATCCTTTGTTGATATGCAACCTTGTGGAGCTCAATTTTCTCTAtgatttcttcaatttttttctagAGACTCGGCCAACAATTGTTGATTGGCTTGTTGATCATAGGTGAGCCTCTGGTGTGATGGTGGTGTGAGCTCTATGGGTATCATGGCTTTGTACCCATAGGCCAGTTGTTGTTTTTCAATTGTGTAATAAGACAACACTTTAGATAATTCTTCAGGTTAATTCCCTTTAGCTTGCTCCAGGAACTTTTTTAGCATATCTTTAAGAGTTTGGTTGATAGCTTCCACTTGCCCATTTTCTTATGGGTAAGCAACTCCTAAATAACTCTTAATGATTTAGTGCATTTCACATAAATCAATAAAGAGGTCACTATCAAACTGTGTTCCGTTGTCCGACACTATCTTTTGTAGAAGTCCATAGCGACAAATGATATTCTTAAACATGAAGCCAAGAACATTCTTTAATGTTATGGTGGCCAAGGGCTCTTCTTCGACCCGTTTGGTGAAGTAATCCATGACCATTATCGCGTATTGGACTCTACCTTTTCCCTTGCCCAGAGAGGCTATGAGATCGAATCCCTAGACAGCAAATGGACAGGGAGTCTACATAATTTTGAGCTTGTTTGGGGCGACCCTGGgtattttggagaacccctgaCACTTTTCACATCTCTTGACATAATCcattgaatcttcaatcattgaTGGCCAAAAGTACCCTTGCCTTAGTATCTTCTTTGAGAGGCTTTGTCCTCGAGCCTGGTTGCCACAAAAACCCTAATGTACCTCGACCATGAGGagttttccttcttctttcacCACACACCTCAAAATAGGCATTCAGTAGCTTCTTTTGTACATTACTCTATCCGTGATGATAAAGCGAGCTACTTTTCTCATCAGCTTCTTAGATTCGTTATGGTCTCTTAAAAGAATACCTTGTTTAAAGTACTATGCAGTCAGAGTCATCCATGATGGACTATTGTTCTAACGGCTATAAACAACTAATTTTTATTCCTAAACTATATAAACTCGttttcactcaaaaattaaGGTTAGTTTAGCTTCTATTCATCATATAACATCATTATAAGTAgggctgtacatcggtcggtttgggcggtttatcctatatattttctaacccaatctaaagttcgggttgctaaaatttaagtgcaacccgcccaatttaaaaaaaaaaaattctataaaccgaccaacagtttgggcggtttggtcgggttaacccgcccaaaccgaccaaatttttttttttttttagttttaaagtcaaaattaacaaaaattttaaaaataaattaaaaatatcacattccaccaaagtacaataccatatatatgactttaaaactaataattaagtatataactttatattattatatatttaatcatttatattatagataataaaaactaaaaagttttaaaaaaaaaataaaagtgtaaaatcgggttggtcggtttaattgggcgggttggacctattttcaacccgcccaattaacagattgggcggtttgtaattttttcgggttatttcggtttgtaatttttatcggttttttcggttcggTTTGGGCGAGTTATTCGGTTTAGGcggtttacaaatttttttgtacagccCTAATTATAAGTGTTCTAAGTTAAAGAATTATTATCTtttcataaacacaccaactACACACCCTTGAGCCAAACTTGTTCTAATCTTCTCTAGTGTGCTTGCGATTCTCTCTAGGATTTCACATTGTTTTTCATCTTATTAGAGAGAGTTTGGtttgtatttcaaaattatatattcattGTATTAAAAGGTGGGTTGGCACTGGTAGAAAAACAACTCGGTTGTAGGTGAGGTTGACACCGGTTTCTATAAACAACCGAGAagagtgagattggcacttcaacaatccggtgaggttgatagtccttggaagaaaactattgtgagaggtttgggaaaaaccttggtgaaaaatttcccggttgtaagggttagtcaagcccgttaacttggctcgatagttGAACTCAAAggtaggtccatagctttgaagaccaaggacgtaggtggcttagttctaccgaaccttgtaaaaaattGAGAGTTTGCAATTTctatccttaaactctttacattTCTAGTTTGTTATTTGTTTAATCTTGTGATTATCTTCGTTATTGCATTAAACTTGAATATTTGCACGAAATGTCTTTggggtttttaaatttttgaaattagcttacatttccaattcacccccctcttggaaacatatcttgggctaacaataaATACTTACTTTTTGGGCACAAACCCTAGCAGTCGTTGTCTCTTTTCTAGCATTTAATAAACTTTCatttgctcttttttttttttaaaaaaaaaaaaaaaattcttttttatattttcctctttcctctttctctctctttttgttaattttaaaaataataaattgtcACGTTGTTACTTGGTTGATCCTAAAAAATATACCATTGCAATTTACTCTTCAATGTGAACATTTCAAGATGcggtaaacatatatttttttacaattttaaaaaaagataactaTTCGTTTACTAATATAGTGAATAATTaatgttttataattttttttttaaaatttcatttaacattcattctataattttgttaattaaattGTGTAATATTATACAATAACTTATTAGCtttcaaaataacaaaaatatatataaaataattaatatataaaaatagtagcttgttatattaaataacaactcattagtttcaaaaataatttttgaagttacctaaatatattttaaattataagctactataatataactaaaaaataactaattaattattaagatttataaaaataagatttagtGATAACTAAAAtgtacataaattttttttacttaaaagtAACTAATTGGTCTCTTATCAACCATATTAGTAAAAAAAACTTACTTTCgagaaaaaaggaaaataaaaaagaaatatagaAAACGTCATGTTTGGCTGACATGGCACATCAATAATATTAGTAACATTattgttttaaattaaatgtaaaaaatatgaggaaaatacaaaatttatgggttttttttatagttttttgttcaaaaaaatatgttttcaaaatttagaggtgTTGCCGAATACAGATGTGAACAATGAGTCAAAGTAGCGGCATTCGTAGGCCCATAAAATATTATTGGGCCGCGTTTCCATTGTCAAAGCATGTTCGCTGCCACGTGCGAATGCTCGTTTAACTGCGTGGGTGGGACACAGTCCGCATTTTTGGACTCTTTCACCCATTATTTAGACCAGCCCACCCATCCTCTTTCCTACTTTGATGATAATTACTCCTTTTTCATTTGGAATCATTATCACATTTTAAATAAACTCAGTTTTCATATTTCACCTTAATTccttttcttttcaactttgataagaaaaataaagtaaaatagaaataaataaaaaaaaatttacgatCTTAAGAAATTTGAATCATTTTAAATCTCTATATAATTTCTTCTTTGTCGTTAGGGtcatcacatatatatatatattgtattattgtattaattattttatttttaacaagaatatttctttttatatgtaaAATTAGTGTAGACGTCCCTGCTCCTGCTCCATGGAAACCGCCGATTGATGGTAGTTTTAAATTAAATGTTGATGCCGTTGTAGACGTCAGCAACAATGTGCTGAGCATTGGTGCTTTAATTCGTGACTCAAATGGTGTTAGagagtcccacattgctaatgtgtggaaagaaaatagaatatataagaggaaTGAGCTACTCCTcgcattgccaattggttttgggatggaacctcattcacTTTATTcacaaattctaacatggtatcagagtaaaacaaaaaaaaaaactctagcGACTATTCAACCCCAAAAAATAAACCGATCGAAGTagagccaaaaaaaaaagagccaccaaaaatccaaaaaaaaaaatttgatccAAGAGCCAAAGTCAAAAAACGCCACTCGTGATTCGGGGATAGTgagccaaaaataaaaaagagccaccaaaaatccaaaaaataccGATCCGAAAAGTAGAGCAAAAAGAGCCACTTGTGATCAGGGATAGTGAGCCAAAAAAGAGCCGCTTATGATCGAGTTGTCCAAGATGGTGAGCAAATAAAATAGctaccatcttgaggggggatgttagagagtcccacattgctaatgtaATACCGATCCGAAAAGTAGAGCAAAAAGAGCCACTTGTGATCAGGGATAGTGAGCCAAAAAAGAGCCGCTTATGATCGAGTTGTCCAAGATGGTGAGCAAATAAAATAGctaccatcttgaggggggatgttagagagtcccacattgctaatgtgtagaaagaaaatagaatatataagaggaatgggctactcctcccattgccaattggttttgggatggaacctcattcacCTTATTCACAAATTCTAACAAATGGTCTTGTTAAGGCTGCTCTTTCACTGCCAGCTATTGGGAATTTTTCCTCCCATGAAATGGAGGCTAAAGCGCTTTTTCATATCCTTAATTGGACATTACAACACGATCTCCCATTTTTCCTCCCAGTTTCAAGCGTACAGCTAATATGGCTGCTCATGACTTAGCTAAGTTTGCTTTAAAGGTGGATGAGACTTGTTATTGGTTGGAGACTATCCCTCCACCTATTTACTCCGTTATTGTAAAtgacttttttaatttataataacaagtattttccctaaaaaatatatatatctttatatattaaaagtgcctatctaacggcaattcttggtttaacgattcttggtttaacgattctttttgggttatctatttattttaacagaatataccatTTTTTAACAGAATatccataattaattttattaaaaaaataaaaaatataaatattcttTTCAATCGTtaattgaaaagataaaaaataatatataatttagctACAACCTAAAATTATGGAAAGTAGTTAAGTACAATCGATATCTTCTCCTTAGATTAATTCTCTCTcagtttattttaaaaaaaaatctcgaAGGCCGTCGTGTACGATCAACAAGGTCCTCCCGATGTCGTTACAAGGTACGATCCTCAGTCTCAGTTACTTAATTAGGGTTCAGGAACTTCTAATCTTTGAATTTGGAAGAAAATTAAGGGCTTAATAATGGTTCTTCTTGTTGGAAGAATTGTAGAATTGCCGCCTGTAGAAGTGAAAGAGAACGATGTTTGTGTTAGGATGATAGCTGCGCCTATCAACCCATCTGATATTAATCGAATTGAAGGTTTTAAGCTTTGGCTATGGAACCTTTTAAGCTTTTGTAAAACCTTATAGATACTCATCTCTATGGGGGCTCAActgatgagtttttttttttatacttaaccATTATAGGGGTATATCCTGTGAGGCCGCAAGTTCCAGCTATCGGAGGATATGAAGGTGTTGGAGAGGTGTACTCGGTTGGTTCTGCAGTGAAGGGTCTCTCACCTGGCGATTTGGTCATTCCATCCCCCCCTTCCTTCGGTACATTTTCATTTTCCTTGTTTATAGTTCAAAGTTCAACCTTTTatgcattgttttttttttcaaaattgtgttGAGAAAAGTATTCTGTATTTATGTAATGTAATCTTCGATTTTACAGATTATAACAAATGGCCATGTACAGTTTTATATGTTAGTTCCTTTACTTAGTTCAATGACCAGTGATGATTATAGCTTGTGGTATTGTTTCTTGGCAAGagtattttcttttttcattttctgttTGGGGAgagaagtaaaaaaaatatgagtagTTGTGGAAGAAGTGGTGCTATAAGACAGTATATAAGATCGAAGGTGCCTTGTCTGAGATGGACTCCTGAGCTTCATCACTCTTTTGTTCATGCAATTGAAAGACTTGGTGGCCATAAAAGttagttcatatatatatatatatatatatatatatactataatatacaagatatttatcatttaattattgtttgattatattctaattaattttaatttgtgtagaGGCTACACCTAagcttgttcttcaattaatggATGTTAAAGAACTCACCATTTCACATGTCAAAAGCCATCTCCAGGTTCAttcatttcttttttaattttcctaaaaatatttaattattataatttatttttctttttggcaTATTTTACTCTTTTTGTCTTTGTTGGCTTTCTTTaatcatatttttgtttttggggtttttcttcttttgtttaAATTAGATGTATAGAAGCATAAGAGGAGATCTGgttaaacaataatttttttataaagacCTAGAGAGCTATATGAtacatatatctatatatatagactGGATATACCTATTATATAAATGTACTTTCCATTAAAGTGCTTCTACAAAGCTTAAAATTAGATCGTATGACCTTTCCCATCTTTGCATATATAAACTTggcttcatttatttattattggttcatttttaaaataatatttacactGTGCCAAAATTGGGTGAGAGAAAAAGATCAATATCTCTATTCAAATCTTCTAATATTAGcattatcatgatgaaaattatATCCTCAGtcacattatttttattatttattaatttcttaaatgtttttttttcttctatttttattaccaaattttgtattatttttaattgttttttttttttgttttgttttggggTATATATTCTTGACGTAGTTCCATATGTTTGTGCACAAGATTGCCACTTTTGAAAAGGCTGCATGTTTTCAGGTTTGTTATTAGTTATGTTGGTGTTTTCTTGCAGTGCATTTTCAATATGGCATCCTCATTTTTGTTGGATTTGCAGGCATTGATTCAGTTCAGTGATGCGGAGATTGCATCTTCCGGAAGGAATGCCTTGGATGGAAGGAGCAGAGGTATGCTCTGTAACATACCTTTCTTATTATGGAATTTATTGATATTAAGGAGCTGTTTGAATTTGACATTACTGCGTATCCATTAACTTACGCATCATAttggtattttattttaggTATCTCCTTTCAGATCATGTTGGTTCATGCCACTTACGCATTTCATAATCTTGCCCACACTGATCTAAATATAAAATTCCAGTCTCATCGTAGCAGGTAAGACTGCAACAAGAAGATCTCTTCTCTCTTCTTCATCTTTTGTGTCTAAAATAGTGATTCTTTTATCTCCTTTTGTATTTGTTTGTTAGCGGTTTTGGGTTTTGAGATGCTTCTAATTGATGTGTACTTTTTGTCATCTATGGTGTTTAGTGAAGCCTGCTAGCCAGAACACAGATGTGTTGCAATTTAGTAATTTCCTTGATCTTCTAATTGTAGTTTAAATTTAAAGCGTTCTCTATCAACTTGGCATTATATTCTAGAAACTTTAATGTCATTCTCTTTTTGACCATAGTTTGTGCAGTCTTGTTGCTCATATATCTCCTTTTTTGACTgatgattttatatttttaagttcaCAATAGACAATAAGATTGAGTTGTAAACTTATGCACACATTTATACGTTCTTTTCTGCCCCTGCCTTAGTTTCTTCCGTTTTGGATTGCTGCATTTGTTGTTAGGTGACACTACCTAGAATTTTCAAGAGAATGTGTAGTCTAATGCAAAATTTGAATACTACCTAGAGACTTTTCCAATTCTTATCCCTAATCAGTTGTATGTAGATCCAAAACGAATGATGAGTTCAAAGTACAATCAATTCACCATTCAGGCAGCTGAACTAATGGAAGATTAGGAAGAAGtttcactatactctttttagtttttctaaTAATATTCCATATATTAAGActtgttttaataatttttttttttctattttaagattgcacattttctttaatttttgttacATAATGTTTGGTTTAAGTTTTGCAAAATTTATATCTTGTTCCTCTAAATTTTctataagtaaataataaatattattttgttataacttatatatacccaattatattttacaaacTAAATATAATAGCACAAATATTACTTTAATAACACAAATCATTTGCATAATCATAcctttagttacaaaaatttaaataaaaataaagaactaAACTTAACTAAAACGGATATTTACGTGCCTCGGCACGTAACTTCTAACTAGTATTTATATAACTGTAATAACATAATAATACTATGTTTAACTATTAGATACAAATGaatcattttaaaaatatgaCATTTGTCGGAGATAATACATAAGAGAGTTTccttcttttattaattaaagaaaGTTAAGAATAAGATCCCACTactattttcaaaatttgattaatgcTGTCATTTCtaaattacatattatatttaACACTGCTAATCTATTTTCAAATATGTAATACTATATATACTTATATTTGTACATTTGGAAATTATCCAGCTTGTAATAATACTTTTAAGTACATCTTTTACATtttaatttgtataatttttccttaaaaaaaaaatcttataattttaaatattaacgtGAGTGTGTAAATTGAGTAACTCACATTTTATGTTTATGTATTTTAATAGGTTATTG from Cannabis sativa cultivar Pink pepper isolate KNU-18-1 chromosome 2, ASM2916894v1, whole genome shotgun sequence encodes:
- the LOC133035083 gene encoding enoyl-[acyl-carrier-protein] reductase, mitochondrial-like → MSLQELPPVEVKENDVCVRMIAAPINPSDINRIEGVYPVRPQVPAIGGYEGVGEVYSVGSAVKGLSPGDLVIPSPPSFEATPKLVLQLMDVKELTISHVKSHLQVHSFLF